The nucleotide window AGCCCCGACCGAGAGGTTGCCCCGGAAGTTGTAGTCCTTCTCGACCTGGTGGTAGAAGATGACCGGGTTGAGGAACGACACGTCGTACGCCGAGCGCCCGCTGAGCGTGTCCGGGAGGAAGATCACGCTCTCGAAGAGCTCGATCTGGAGCCGGTCGGTGACGCTGAGCGCGAGCTTGTGGAAGGCTCCGTACTTGCGCGGCAGCGCCCGGTCGCGGTCGGGGAAGACGGACTGCGCGTCCATCGCGGCGAAGAGGTTGGTGTACTGGAGCCGCCAGACCGTCGTGCGGAGCTGGAGCTGGTCGTAGACCGGCGCGAAGTCGGAGAGCCAGAGGCTGCCTGTGCCGGCCCCCCAGCGGTTGCGGTCGCGCCCGAAGCGGGCCTCGAAGTGCCGGCTGCGGAACCCGACGACGCCCATCGCGCGCCCGAAGTCGTAGGTGCCCTCGACGCGGCTGCCGGTCTCGAGCGGGAGGAAGCGGACGACGCGCTCGCGCGGGGCCGTGCTGTTCTCGATCTGGGGCCGGACGGGCCGCGCCTGCGTCTCCTCGATCCGCGACTCGAAGAAGACCGGCCCGACGTGGCCCGAGGCGCGCACGGCGCGGGTGTTCTGCCAGGTCGTGGTCGTGCCCGGCCGCGTTTCGCTCGCCGTCTGCCGGGCGCGCCCGGCCGTCAGGTAGGCCGCCGGGTTGAGCTGGAAGGCGTAGCCCTCGCCCGCGACCGAAAGTAGGTCCTGGCCGTTGCGGTAGAGCCCCGCCCAGCCGCGCACGGCCTGGGCACCGGGGCCGGGGCGCTCGCCGCGGAAGCGCGCGAGGAGCACCCGGTCTACGGCGCTGAGGTCGCCGGCGCGGAGGGCGAGCGAGTCGAGGGCGCGCTGGGCGTCGTAGGCCGAGAGCGGCTGGCTCAGCAGGGCGAGACCACCGAGGCGGCCGAGCGTCTGCTGGCGAAGCAGAAACTCGGAGACCTGGTCGCCGATCTGGAGAAGGCCGTCGCGCTGGGCGATGGCCTCGGGCGACAGCGCGAGGGCGAGTCCGGACAAGACGAGCCGGAGGCAGGAGAGGCGGAGGCGGGACATGAGGCGGGCGCGAAAGAGCTTTCGCAAGAACTTACCCTACCCTTATCGGCCAGGCGTGCTATTCTGCTTAACCCCTTTGCCTCCCCCTGATCCCGCTCGCCCTCCATGCTCGACCGTGTCCGCCAGATC belongs to Bacteroidota bacterium and includes:
- a CDS encoding capsule assembly Wzi family protein, whose protein sequence is MSRLRLSCLRLVLSGLALALSPEAIAQRDGLLQIGDQVSEFLLRQQTLGRLGGLALLSQPLSAYDAQRALDSLALRAGDLSAVDRVLLARFRGERPGPGAQAVRGWAGLYRNGQDLLSVAGEGYAFQLNPAAYLTAGRARQTASETRPGTTTTWQNTRAVRASGHVGPVFFESRIEETQARPVRPQIENSTAPRERVVRFLPLETGSRVEGTYDFGRAMGVVGFRSRHFEARFGRDRNRWGAGTGSLWLSDFAPVYDQLQLRTTVWRLQYTNLFAAMDAQSVFPDRDRALPRKYGAFHKLALSVTDRLQIELFESVIFLPDTLSGRSAYDVSFLNPVIFYHQVEKDYNFRGNLSVGAGAAWTVRPGVRPYGQVLLTEFQARELFSSRRAWSNKWGFLLGLALADLPVENLDVRAEVARVRPYTYSHHTDGNYTHYNDPLGFAAGQNLWDAALFLRYRPHPQVRLALSGAYTRRGRDTEAQNFGGDPRRSYDEDRPRDFGVRLLQGVRRDELLLEVEGGYELLPGLFLAASLRFESISDEETGLYRYVAPSALVRWGLPFRSVRY